A region from the Schistocerca serialis cubense isolate TAMUIC-IGC-003099 chromosome 1, iqSchSeri2.2, whole genome shotgun sequence genome encodes:
- the LOC126475323 gene encoding protein fork head-like, which translates to MLAQKLYSSDPVSVGGGGGGVAVSAGGGAGGGTGGGVVMSSGGQAPSMSPMPPAYSVNPVGCLSMSSMNSPQGFGSNVLSGASSMTSMATMNGSCMSPASAMGYGAIGSPMGNANGVSSCMGGMSALNGYTGALAPVGGGPGGGVGSARMAGGAGAADLGVVGGGLGGGDAGSPGALQRARGDKPYRRSYTHAKPPYSYISLITMAIQNAPSKMLTLSEIYQFIMDLFPFYRQNQQRWQNSIRHSLSFNDCFVKVPRTPDKPGKGSFWTLHPDSGNMFENGCYLRRQKRFKDDKKEALRQSHKQQQQQQQQQQQPPPQQQQQQQQQQSPGGVEGKKSPSQEHHGQHHGHHAHKALPDKEATGALGAMLGLHAVPKVEAAADPMGGLLQHGAGGDLCLQQAALHQQHQAPHQQQHHQHHQQQQEELAAMMGRCHPAELLHHQPHHQGLLQHHHHHHHHHLKQEPYAAASHPFSITRLLPDKDSSKVYDMAAQYGYGPLSPVHSASDAAAAAAAAAAYYQSPLYHAAAASAPPPTATSL; encoded by the coding sequence ATGTTAGCGCAGAAGCTGTATTCGTCGGATCCCGTGTCcgtcgggggcggcggcggcggagtcGCCGTGTCTGCCGgaggcggcgccgggggcggcacCGGAGGCGGCGTCGTCATGAGCAGCGGCGGCCAGGCGCCGTCCATGAGCCCCATGCCGCCCGCGTACAGCGTCAACCCGGTGGGCTGCCTCTCCATGAGCTCCATGAACTCGCCGCAGGGCTTCGGCTCCAACGTGCTGAGCGGCGCGTCCAGCATGACGTCGATGGCGACGATGAACGGCAGCTGCATGTCGCCCGCGTCAGCTATGGGCTACGGCGCCATCGGCTCGCCCATGGGCAACGCGAACGGCGTCAGCTCGTGCATGGGCGGCATGTCGGCGCTGAACGGCTACACGGGCGCGCTGGCGCCGGTGGGCGGCGGGCCCGGTGGCGGCGTGGGGTCGGCGCGAATGGCGGGCGGCGCCGGGGCGGCCGACCTGGGCGTCGTGGGCGGCGGGCTGGGCGGCGGCGACGCGGGCTCTCCCGGCGCCCTGCAGCGCGCGCGCGGCGACAAGCCCTACCGCCGCTCCTACACGCACGCCAAGCCGCCCTACTCGTACATCTCACTCATCACCATGGCCATCCAGAACGCGCCCAGCAAGATGCTCACTCTCTCCGAGATCTACCAGTTCATCATGGACCTGTTTCCGTTCTACCGGCAGAACCAGCAGCGCTGGCAGAACTCGATCCGCCACTCGCTCTCCTTCAACGACTGTTTCGTCAAGGTGCCGCGCACGCCAGACAAGCCGGGCAAGGGTAGCTTCTGGACGCTGCACCCGGATTCGGGCAACATGTTCGAGAACGGGTGCTACCTGCGGCGCCAGAAGCGCTTCAAGGACGACAAGAAGGAGGCGCTGCGGCAGTcgcacaagcagcagcagcaacagcagcagcaacagcagcagccgccgccgcagcagcagcaacagcagcagcagcagcagtcgccgGGCGGCGTCGAGGGCAAGAAGTCGCCGTCGCAGGAGCACCACGGCCAGCACCACGGCCACCACGCGCACAAGGCGCTGCCCGACAAGGAGGCGACGGGCGCGCTGGGCGCCATGCTGGGCCTGCACGCCGTGCCCAAGGTGGAGGCGGCGGCCGACCCGATGGGCGGGCTGCTGCAGCACGGCGCCGGCGGCGACCTCTGCCTGCAGCAGGCGGCGCTGCACCAGCAGCACCAGGCGCCGCACCAACAGcagcaccaccagcaccaccagcagcagcaggaggagctggccgccaTGATGGGCCGCTGCCACCCCGCCGAGCTGCTGCACCACCAGCCGCACCACCAGGGCCTGCTGcagcaccatcaccaccaccaccaccaccacctcaagcAGGAGCCGTACGCGGCCGCGTCGCACCCCTTCTCCATCACGCGCCTGCTGCCCGACAAGGACAGCTCCAAGGTGTACGACATGGCGGCGCAGTACGGCTACGGGCCGCTGAGCCCGGTGCACTCGGCgagcgacgccgccgccgccgccgccgcggccgccgcctaCTACCAGAGCCCGCTGTACCACGCGGCCGCCGCCTCCGCGCCGCCGCCCACCGCCACCTCCTTGTGA